From the Cryptomeria japonica chromosome 2, Sugi_1.0, whole genome shotgun sequence genome, one window contains:
- the LOC131071331 gene encoding uncharacterized protein LOC131071331 gives MACGNAESGWGSPRFSFSVNLSSTDIASPEKRKLKDLLDLNYSTEFEFLVASNMNVNADLGEPLKSADDLFADGKILPQFPSLQPQTIKIAQFSSHPRPNQKKSASKLGRKLSARWMRFLRLENHEHFRTISKEADANENESSCPKVKPQRFRKFVSLFSRSSDHWPCCKDLFCVFPFQRDKSEAQNKSVESQIASKETQTLVSGSKPAAAAGLKNGGLMEVEDSPQSNR, from the coding sequence ATGGCTTGCGGCAACGCTGAAAGTGGCTGGGGGAGTCCAAGGTTTTCCTTTTCTGTAAATCTATCATCGACGGACATAGCGTCGCCGGAGAAGCGAAAACTAAAAGATCTTTTAGACCTGAATTACAGCACAGAGTTTGAGTTTTTGGTCGCTAGTAATATGAATGTGAATGCAGACCTCGGAGAACCTCTCAAATCTGCTGATGATTTGTTCGCGGACGGAAAAATTCTGCCTCAATTTCCTTCTCTCCAGCCGCAAACTATAAAGATTGCTCAATTTTCGTCGCATCCTCGTCCAAACCAGAAAAAATCTGCTTCGAAGTTAGGACGTAAATTGTCCGCCAGGTGGATGAGATTCCTTAGACTGGAAAATCACGAGCATTTCCGCACAATTTCGAAGGAAGCAGATGCAAATGAGAATGAAAGCAGCTGTCCGAAAGTGAAACCCCAGCGGTTTCGAAAATTCGTGTCCTTATTTTCAAGGAGCAGCGACCATTGGCCGTGTTGCAAAGATTTATTTTGCGTTTTTCCTTTTCAGAGAGACAAATCTGAAGCACAAAACAAGTCCGTTGAGTCTCAAATTGCCTCCAAAGAAACTCAGACTTTGGTCTCTGGTTCGAAACCCGCGGCAGCAGCTGGTTTAAAGAATGGTGGTCTGATGGAAGTCGAGGATTCTCCCCAAAGCAATCGGTAA